TTTAAAGGCCGCAACGTCAAGTTACCCTAAAAATGAGAGCCCATTCAGTTTCATCTTGCTGTTAAGGCATCCTGTCCCATTTTTGCAACCATCTGTCCTGtatttaattgttggtcttttgtaaacatgcactagatagaAGTCTTTGATCGATTTGGGCAATGTGCTCCACTTTTAAAAAGGAGTCTCATTTTTCTGCTGACACAAACTGAGAGAAATACATGCatctgtgtgtaaacaaagaTGTGAACACcagtctctgctttggcctgttgaagcacccaaAATTACCATGGATTTGTATTGTTTgcgtattcagaacatttcagcgtGAAATTTATGCGTTTTCCGCGCGTATCAGCagggattgcttgtgaaccagtcacaatatgattcatgctttgcaaaggaactggtAATGAAAGATGAATCAGCTAAACAATACCAGAACAACGAGTAAACGATTTCAttcacaaatgttttaaatggCATGACTGTTTGATACTTGCTGTGCTTGAgtaaacatttttatacattCAGATGAATTGTGTGTACATTGTTAActctgaaatttagttttataaattaGAATGTTAAACTTGTTCATTTGCTTCTgattgtgcagcccctcaaatacaggtATATTTGAAACCCAAagtaagccaatcagaacagCGGATGTCTTGAAGGGCCAGACAGCTTaaaaccaagcgtttcagacagagggtggaaaattatcatatagtattatgactgttttggtgtgcagctctgaccacacagagatTTCTAACCACATTCAAAGAGGATTACTGCAGAGTCCCTTGTAAAGTTTCCTAAGCAAATGTGACAAGCTTCCGAGCTGTGCAACATTATGCTTTATATATGTAGACAAATCAAAAAATACACCACAGCACAAATTCAGGAATAGTTTTTATACTGGAGTAAAATCTACTTGAGTACACTTTGGAACAAGAGTACAACAAAATAGAATATACTTCAAATGTTGAATATACAAACTAGATTATTCTGAAGACAAACATCTTGTTCTCCCCTTTAAGGACTAATAAAAAGCAAAAtcgcaaacaaaaacaaatgcacaataaatgtttgtatttgcgATGAGGATGCATGCTGCTGATTGACCTTTTTCTTAAACTGTACTTCTGTGACAACAAATTGGCATTATTCCGGATGTCCAGTCTCCTCATATAGTGGACATGGACTTGATTACACCATTGACCCAAATTGTACGGTCTGTTTTTCTTTGTCTATTTAGGATTTTAGAATAtgaaaaaaatgcattgtttGCCAATAATACTGTGCTTGGTTGAAGgtgtaaaacaattatttaaaacatcacaAGCTTGacatacaaaaagaaaaagaacatgaACAAAAATTAAACTGTTCTAAGGCTGCATTGTTTATAAATTCAGTAAactgtataattaatatatacaaaGTCCTTTTTTCTTCCCTTAGTAGAGGCAGAGGGAGAATTGATTTTCAAAGTTCCTGTGAAACAGCCACACGCAGACAGATGTGTGCCCTCACAGTGATCGTCAAAACAAACTGCTGGTTTTGCCTTGTGATTGTAAAGTAAAAGGAAAAAACTATACAAGTCATAAAAAGTTTATCCTCCCTCAAAAGTTCACATTTACGTTTCAACTTCACTACTTCTGGACTACTCACTCTTTAGTGTTCTGCTTAGTGGCTGTTAGTGTCAaagttgatataaaaaaaaataaaaatctaatacgTGGAAAACTTTAGTGTTCTTTACATTGGTCCCATGAACAATTCATAATTGAAATGGTGGATAtctagaaatacatttatttttacgtAGATTTTAACCACATGATGTGAGAATTGTGGGCTGATAATCTTTGACACTGCTTTTTGCGTCTTTACGTAAAGGTATCAAATATGACCATATTTGAACTCTGAAACTGTACAAGTCAACTGAAAATTTAAGTAAGATCATGTTGCCAAAAAGGAGTTTGAAAAATTAAAACTCAGCACATGATTTAATAGTATCTGAGGAAGataggtgtctgtgtgtgtgtacacttatTATTGTTCATGACTGACAAAATTCTTTACTCTTCAGCTCTCTGCTGTTTCCGACTGTGGTTTTGAACCCTCCTTTACATCTACCTGTTGACAGGAATTGTCCTGCTCAGGACTCGCCTGGACCACAATGACCTGTTCTGCTGAAGTGCTGTCCGGTTTGGATTCAGAATTTTGGGTGGTGCTCTGTTGAATCTTGATCTGAACTGGGACCTGTGTCTGAACAGAAACTGGGACCGACACCGGATTCTGGACAGAAATTGAAGTGGGAACTGTGACCTGCTTGGGGGTCTGGATTGAAACCAGATTGGATGCCTTCTGAACGGAGATTGGGAGATGCACTTGCGTCTGGATTGAAATCGGGACCTGCGCTTTTGCCTGAGCTGGATTCTGCTGTGTAGGACATGCTAGTCGGACCACCTGCGTCCCTGGTGCCACAGAAACGGGTGTGATGGCTCGAACAGCAAGGGAAGCGCCCATCAGATTGATGCCCGTAGGGTTGCCAGGTTTGGCCTGTAGCTGGCACTGCGCAAGCTGGGAAGCGGGAATAGTGATTATCTTGGCGAGCTGGACTGTGAACTTGTCCCCGTTCTCTGCTGTTGCAGGCACCATTGTTGGCATGGTCTGGATCATGAATTTGGGGGCATTCTCACTAGGACCCATGCCAGTGTTAGTGGGGGCAGTGGTGAAAAGCGAAGGGCTTGCAGTGTGCACAGCCACCGTGGAGATCTTCTGACCCAAGGAGTTCGTCATGACAACCGGCACTTGCATAGCAACCCGCACAGTTCTGGGCACAATGGTATATTTTTAGACACACATTAGTTTTCAACACAACCACAAAAAACTAATCTAAACTAACTTATTTGGACAATTATTTCATCAACTTGCAACCTATGCATTAAATTCCTTAAATTTAGTTACCTGGGTGTATTGGCATTAGGGATGGTGGCATGGGACGGCTGAGATGAATCTGTTGTCGTGGAGATCGTTACCATACGTTGAACGGGAGTTGCAGTAAGCGCAGCTTTAGCTTTTGGGGAGCCTGGATATACTACAGTCCTAGCGCCCCCTCTCAAGATGGCAGGGGTTTTGGAGAGATCAGCCGTCAAAAGAGTTTCAGAGGATAGAGGTACGCGCTCATAGGTCTTCTCTCCGCTTAGGTCGTCACCAGGGTCGCACTTATCGTCGTCAATGACGATAATGTCTTTGGGCATTTCCTTAAACTGGTACACTAACCTTTGACCTTCTACTTTAGCCAAGATACCTCTCTGATAGTAATACCTGAGAAAGTGAcacattaaatacaattaaaaatattgcaGTTCCAGTCCTGAATGCTGATTGCTCAATACAGTTTTTAGCCAAGTTTTTAAACGTGCTTCAATAATGGTGCGTTCGCATTCAACGCGAAGAAAATTTCAACCACTGgacttccggaaaaggacaggaggaggggcttctaagactttgttcatagtaaagtacaaccaatagctggaatcaagtagacgcgcatattttcagaacttaccatgtagtccaacttcctcgctcactttcctccaagcaatGCCTTTCTTCGTcaggtctctgtacatgtatgacgttgtgtcatacaattctgggtgtccacacaccgctacaaaaatattttcatgaattttccagatttcttctgctactacgtcagtacgtcagtgacatccggaaaatctcaatgctgataggcatGTGGATTTGGATTTTTTGCTCAAGTTGATACGTGAATGAAGCGAATTCGCGCCACCCGGTGTGAATTCGCATCAACTTCGTATGTAATTGCGCCACGCGAAACGCTCGCTTCGCgatgtatgtgaatgcaccataacaGTTTATGCAAAACACCTGTTCAAATAGCTACTGTGTATATCACCATTCGGCACAAAGTTTAATTGACCAAGgcgttttgaaatgtaaaaaggtAACATAAAAACTGCACAACATAAACATTGTAAATTGTTTTCTTTCAAAGTAAATGTTGCATCTCACCTTAGAGCTCTGCCCATGGTTTCATAGTTCATGTCTGGTTTGTTCTTGTGTTTGCCCCATAGTTTTGACACAGCTTTAGAGTCCACCagtttaaagatgcccttctctCTCTGCGTCCACTTTATATATCTGGGACAGGTGTTCTTATCCTGCAGCAAGTCCAAAAGGAACTCCCACAGGTATGTACTTCCTGTTAAAAAACAGAAGAGGAATAACATTAGTTCAGAAACAAAAGTAATTCTTGCAAAATAATGGtgtgtaattacagtaattgagTTTCCAAAATGACAGTTTCAAGAGTTAAAGCTAGTCAGGGAGATATGCAttaccattttatatatatataaaaatacattctaaaaaatattctaataaaatacataataaaaaatattgtattctaaaaaatacaaaaaaaatgaagcaattcaggtaaacataatAGGGATATTTCATAGTCTgttaagtgccacacttccttctgcTAGTTGGTGGCGCTACGACTGTgacccacaaaaaaataaataataaaaattctgcactccgcactttcagtgcttgggccctaataatccttggATCAATAatgcctctgcactttcagtgcttgtgtcctaataatacaaataataataattagaagaacaatagggccttcgtgtatggacctacagagctgagatattcttaaattATTTGTGTCCTtcagaagaaaagtcatacacatctgggatggcaagagagCAAGTATATGAtgagaatttctatttttgggtgaactatgttataactttcattaaaaaaaaaaacaaagaacttcaAATGTATTAATCAAGCATATCAGATACAGCACTGAACATATAGAACATACCTTTCCCCTCTCTAGACTTCTTCTTGATGCCTAGATCAGGAGAACCATTTGAAATGTGATGAGGTTTGGGTTTCCGCCCAGCTgaaagatgaaacaaaaaaaagaaataataaatcaGCAGTTAGCTGAAGTTGTAGACCAGTTAGGAATAAAACTATGAATAAATCCATGGCATGttctcacattttcttctcttggTGGGTTCGGTCTCCATCACCTCAGGTTCCTGTAAAATTGTAACCATTTCCATTGGCTCCGAATCCTCTGTGCTGACCTCCACCACAGTCTCGGTCAGCACATCAGGTCGCATGGCAGCGTGCAGGAACTCAGAAGTGTTGATACACGGTGGCACAAACACTTCTACTCACCAGAAAAAGACACATACAACAATTCTTTAGAAATGTCAGGTCTTGGTCTCAAAGTTAGATGCTGAAATCTGAATGGTCTTGTTTTGTGACGTGAAAGCTGTAAATGGAGTGGGAAGGGAAAGCAGTGCTCACCCGGGCTCCGGTCTCCACGTAAACTGGAGGGAGAGTCCATGTGTAGAAGAGCTTCAGCAGCCTCAATGGTTTTATCTGAGCAATGCACATTGCAGCCATGAACTGATGCTTCCACTGCAAGAgacaaaatgtacaaaatcatTGTTAATATTCATATGAACTCTTTTGTAAAGGTTTTTGAATGCATGTTAAGTTAGACACTTAATTTTTAAAAACAgctcttaaaaggaatattccaggttcaatacatggTAAacacaatattatgccacaacagcgtttgtggcataatattgattccacaaaaatgtattgactcactctttttcttatatatatatatatcttggttccagtgaggcaactgcaatggaagtgaatggcggggggcaatttttgaacatttaaatactcactttttaaagtacagccacaagaccaACAATATACGTGTAAACactattttagtgtgatcaaatcacttactaacctttcctgtgttaagttatagccaAATATACATCTTCGTTGCTATGACAATTatatatcaacaaaccctaaatgacaaaaaataatacatggttttaacagaataatttatttaatttattttataagcttcacatttctgcctttaaacactacaataattggcacccattcatttcctTGTTagcgtctcactgtaacctcaattattgcttttttttaagaaaaggagagaagagtctatcatttttttttttaaagtaattatgccacaaatactgttaattgagctaaacttgtactgaacccggaatattcctttaaaatgtcacCATGATTTCAGAGCAACGTACTGGTAACATTTGCAAATTGTGACAAACATCTTTATAACGCCTCAGTCTATTGGTGTCTAACTAATTTAAACCATTTAATTTGCAAGGTATGTTGATGTATAATTAAACAAAAGCCACATACACCGTAgattgaaggtccaaaagcaatttcaatatttaaaataaaaaatataaatctactgCACAACCAAGAGGGTACTATTGGGTAAAAAACTGGAGCGTTCATGGCCAAACAAACATTATTGTATCCAAATCACACAAGGTTGAATCCCATAGAGTGAAAATTAATAGTGTAGTAAAAGCTGCATAATAAATCAAAAGGAACCTTGAATTCTGAAAactgtatattaaaaatgaataaataagatGTCAAAGAGAAAGACTACTAGAGTCTTTAAGGTTGTTTATTGACATCCACCAAGTAAGAGACTGTAATGTTTGAtagatattttcattttgtacagATGAGTTCTACACATTTCATTCACAAACAAACTACCTGAAAGCAGACATATTCAATCCCCCACAGGCAGCTTTGACTGAGAAGTCTTTCACACAGACCTCAGTGAATTAATAGGCCTCTCAAAATAACCAGCATAAACAAGTGCAAGGACAACAGTATTATTCCAATCTTGCAATTGCACCtttgagaaagagagaatgtgaTTCCCAACATAGGAAGATGTACGCCTATTTATTCTCTCTCAGAACTATAGGATAGGAGGTGATGCCACTGAATATGCATGCATAACTTTTTAAGTTTATCTCCTACTGCTTAACTCCATAACGGCTCTCTGCAAGAAAAGGAGTAACTGCAAATTCAAAGAGATGCTTCAATGAAGCAGTGTTGCAATTCTCTATATAATTCAGGTACTGAAGATGTCGCTGTGCACAGCAACCATGCAACCAGATTCAATCTGAATCAACGGTGTAGCCTAGTGATTATGAATCTAAGCTCTTTTGTTCAAAATGCAACCCATGAACTGCAGAGATCCAAGGGAACAATACCTGCAATTAGTCTTCTCAAAGCCCAATTAGTTTTCTCCAAGACAgtttggataaaaagcatctgttAAATGAAAAGGAACTTGCTCAAGGTTTTTATTTAGCTACAGATGCTGAGAAGCTGACCTCAAGCGCTTCATGCATATATAGGGCAGATCATCCACCTTGTTCAGCCCTGTATTTTTCACGTAACATACGCAGCCACTAGCACCTGTGCCGGTCTATCTAAGCTGCCAACGCACTTCCATTACAACCAGACCCTGCCCATATTTGGATATGTGTGTCTGTTGCTGCACATGGGGGCTATCTTTAGGCAGCGTCAGTCATAAACACATACATATGGTGTCCTCTAGAATGGGTGACGCAGTATTCATTTTGCTCCTGACAGATCTGTCCTTGGATACAGGACACAAATCTGAAGCCACTATCTTATAATCCAAAGGTTTTGCACACAGACCATATTGAAAAGATAAAAAGGTATATTAATTACCACCTAAAACTTTACTCTCAACAATTCAAAGAAaattagaatgtttgtaaacTTTTGAATTAAAAAGTCTCTTCAGTCATAGAAATTTTGGAAATACGTTTAAGGGACCTGCTAGAATTAGAATAAACATCTGAGGctcattacattttataatgtaattcaatttagcaaaatcaaaaAAGGTCTAAACACTAAAGGCAAAATCTAACACCAAGGCAAAACAAAAATAAGCACACAATGCAAAGTCATTATaaactataaataataataaaaaaaaacatttaaaaatattacaacTATCGTTAAATACCtgaaacaataaatggcgttTTTATTAATCATATTCACTCAAAAAATAAGCAATAATTCCGCAAAACCGTACTCAATTCACAAGGAGGATTGAATACGGTGGTACTACTTTACTGTCACTAAAATAGCGGTCCAGGCGATAGTAGTGCTGTCCCTCTTCACTTCCGTGTTTACAGTCGTCAGAGCTTTCCCTCCAGTTCTATCTGAAGAAGCTTTCCGAGCATCCTGCCACTCAATCCCCGCCCCGAATCTGATTGGCCGCCTCTCTGGTTGACGCACCAAGAAACACGCAAGACGATTGGCCATGTGCAAGATTTCGAACAGGGCTCAAATCCTATTGGACGACGACAGCTGTCACTCAAGAGTTAGACTGCCTTGTGGAATAATAATGCTTCCGCCATCAATTAAGCTCTAAAAAACTaatttcagcatgaaataaatctAAATATCCACTCGACACTTTTACAGCAACGCTCGTTTCATATTCTGATTAATAATGCTATGTTCAAAGAAATAATTAAGCATTACATTTTCATATGTGAGAGGAATACACGCGGAAATGTGAGTGCAGTGTAAGCAAAGCGAACACGCTTAGATAACGGGACACCTACGACATTCAAACATTATTGTTTACTCCAATTCAATGATTCTGCCATACTGCTTAACACTGTATATAACTGGAGGTGCAGTTTAAATGTACAATACGTTTTAACTCCGCGtgtatttctattattattattatccagtATAGCACATTTCTTTAGAAGACGAGACATTAAAATAAACCTATCCAAAACCAATGCTCTCAAACGTCATTTACTTAAGGAATACAACGTACTATTATGTAAGCAACATGTTTGCCGTATTTGGAGATAAAAATAAAACTCAATGCCCTTCCGACTTCAGACAGCGTGGCAAAGACGTAGGAAAGACAACATATCTCCCACTTCCTGGTTTCAGAGCGTCGCACCACCTCCAGAGAGACCCGTTATTTTAACACACGTATTTAAAACGCCTACATCTGCGTGCAAACTCAACGCTGTGCACGAAAATGAAACATGCACAACTTCAGGGTACTTTTCAACTCTACAAGAAAACCGATAAGAAAATTAGGCAACACCATGCAGGTTGCTAACCAAGGTGATCACTTCCTGAAATGCCCTCCATTACTTTACAGTACAACTTCACTGATCTCAGCGCTGCGGCGCGAGCAGTGCTCCGTTCCGcccaaaacaaacccacactGACGTGGTTAAAAACGCGGTTTCATATTTTTACCTGCTCGGATAAGTAAATCGAGCTGGTTTGCGGGTCCCTCATGCAGCGACGTCGCCATGTTCCGTCCAGAGGTGCAGATTGATTCGCATTGAAAGCATTAAGAGACGCAGGACTCGCAAATCACTCCGCCTCCACAGGAAAGCTCCACAAATACAGATCCTTCCGCGCCAAACACAGGAAATCCTCCGCTTTCCTGCGCTACGTACAATTTACGTCAAAAACAGAGAGATTTCACTCAGCCAATAGATTAATTTCTTATAAACTTCTATTATACATCTCTTTTCAGCTAAT
This genomic window from Xyrauchen texanus isolate HMW12.3.18 chromosome 11, RBS_HiC_50CHRs, whole genome shotgun sequence contains:
- the elf2b gene encoding ETS-related transcription factor Elf-2b isoform X1, producing MTSVVLVDSGGAVVEYVTAEEDHLLEEGVCEIEGEMEGEVEGEAEYPAVIVEPVPSARLEQGFAAQVLVYDDETYLMQGVAEEHEVETEIGETVEASVHGCNVHCSDKTIEAAEALLHMDSPSSLRGDRSPEVFVPPCINTSEFLHAAMRPDVLTETVVEVSTEDSEPMEMVTILQEPEVMETEPTKRRKSGRKPKPHHISNGSPDLGIKKKSREGKGSTYLWEFLLDLLQDKNTCPRYIKWTQREKGIFKLVDSKAVSKLWGKHKNKPDMNYETMGRALRYYYQRGILAKVEGQRLVYQFKEMPKDIIVIDDDKCDPGDDLSGEKTYERVPLSSETLLTADLSKTPAILRGGARTVVYPGSPKAKAALTATPVQRMVTISTTTDSSQPSHATIPNANTPRTVRVAMQVPVVMTNSLGQKISTVAVHTASPSLFTTAPTNTGMGPSENAPKFMIQTMPTMVPATAENGDKFTVQLAKIITIPASQLAQCQLQAKPGNPTGINLMGASLAVRAITPVSVAPGTQVVRLACPTQQNPAQAKAQVPISIQTQVHLPISVQKASNLVSIQTPKQVTVPTSISVQNPVSVPVSVQTQVPVQIKIQQSTTQNSESKPDSTSAEQVIVVQASPEQDNSCQQVDVKEGSKPQSETAES
- the elf2b gene encoding ETS-related transcription factor Elf-2b isoform X2, yielding MATSLHEGPANQLDLLIRAVEASVHGCNVHCSDKTIEAAEALLHMDSPSSLRGDRSPEVFVPPCINTSEFLHAAMRPDVLTETVVEVSTEDSEPMEMVTILQEPEVMETEPTKRRKSGRKPKPHHISNGSPDLGIKKKSREGKGSTYLWEFLLDLLQDKNTCPRYIKWTQREKGIFKLVDSKAVSKLWGKHKNKPDMNYETMGRALRYYYQRGILAKVEGQRLVYQFKEMPKDIIVIDDDKCDPGDDLSGEKTYERVPLSSETLLTADLSKTPAILRGGARTVVYPGSPKAKAALTATPVQRMVTISTTTDSSQPSHATIPNANTPRTVRVAMQVPVVMTNSLGQKISTVAVHTASPSLFTTAPTNTGMGPSENAPKFMIQTMPTMVPATAENGDKFTVQLAKIITIPASQLAQCQLQAKPGNPTGINLMGASLAVRAITPVSVAPGTQVVRLACPTQQNPAQAKAQVPISIQTQVHLPISVQKASNLVSIQTPKQVTVPTSISVQNPVSVPVSVQTQVPVQIKIQQSTTQNSESKPDSTSAEQVIVVQASPEQDNSCQQVDVKEGSKPQSETAES